gtgactcctgcattggcaggtggattattaaccactgcacctGTATCTACATTCTTACAGgatactggtctataattttcttgtgatatctttatctGGGTTTAGTTTTATACTGCCTTataaatgagttgggaagtattcccttCTCTTACATTTTTTTGAAGTGTATAGTCTAGTTTTAACAGCAGCATACTATTTcaatgagagaatatatttaaCTAGTTCCTTATTTATGGGTTCTTTTGCATATAACAATTCTGCAGTGACATCTTCTATGTAAACATGTACATCTGTAATTTTTAGGTCAAAGGgtgtgtacatttaaaatttttgatagatATTGGTAATCTGGTCTCTAAAAAGTTACAAactattgttttcatttaaatcacCTTCATTGTTACTAAGGAAGtatgttgtatgtgtgtgtttatctgtgtTGCATGTGTTTACAAATAGTCAAGAAGTCTCTGGATCTGTTTTAGACTTTAGTACTTCTTAGATGGAGTGGGGTACGTTAAAtcattctccttctctcccttcctccctgagaTATATTTAGGCTTAGTGACAGTCCTCCAAGTGCTACCCAAAATTTTGGACATCTGCTGAGACCTAGGATGCTAAGTGGTGGGAGACCTGGTCTGCAGGTGGTAAACAGGGGAAAAAGGCAAGTGAGAAGATTTGTATGGGAAACAATTCAGTCTTTGCTGCCTCTACCCTTCCTATAATACTACCCAACAAACTCCAGTTTGCAGAAAAACTAtattaaatggagaaaaacattAGTCTCCCTCAATGCACAGAGGCTATTCTGCTGTGAAAGAACAGAACAGGATCCTGAGTAACCTGCAGCTAGCCGTGGCATATGCAGAGAAGCTGTATTTTCTGTCCTGGAAATAAAGATACACTAACATCAGAAGAAATATGTGCTTGCAGAAGTAAAGCCCGAAGAAGCCAGTGGAAGCTTTGTACCGTCTTTATtacagaaaatatgagaaaatcgAAAGTACAACGTTGCCTGTTTTCTTGCTTGAAGATCATATTTTCTCTGGTTTGTTTAATGTCAACATTCACCACAGCTGCAGGAAATTAAATCGAACCTTTAGAAGGTATCGCATATGGACCTGGTTGGGGTTATAGACAATAAATTCGTTGTAGTTGAGGGTATAACCCTCTGGATTCAGAATTCCTGTGTCACTTGCTGGTCCTAAGGGCACTGTACTCCCATTCCTGCCAAATGGAAGAATGTGTGTCAACATCTGCCTCTGGTTCAGAAGTTTGAATAGAGAAAGTAGAGAGTCTTATCTGGCCAAAAGGAGTTTTCTGACCCTCCAGGCTCTGAGTACTTACAAGGTGATGGCGCACGTAGGACTGGGAGCCATCTTGCCTAGCCCCTTGGTGCTGTGTTTGCCCTGAAGTAATCCTTCTGCCTCTGGATTGGCCCCTAGTAGCTCATTACACTGACCTAGAGCTACCTGCAAAGAAAAGGATCTTTAAATGACCACATCCTACTGAAATGAATGGCTCTAAAGCCAAACAGAAAACTCCATCAGTACTTTCTTCTCCTACTCCAGCAGAATCGAATGCAGTGGAAATTGCACTTGGCTTCCCTCTCAGGTTCTCCCAGGTGAACCTCTTGGTTCTGTGGCTGaacttttctctttggaaaaataggAACTAATAATAAACTAGAAATCACGGATGTGTTCCTGCCTTACCTCTGACAGGAGCAGCAGTCCAGTATCCTTTAGGCGAGTGGCAAAGCAGTAATTGGCACTCTTGGAAGACATGTCAGCAAAGTAGATTCCTTTTCCAAActgaaacatataaataaaaaaaaaacaaggtcagCTGCCTAACCCATTGTGTTAGAAGGGAGGCTCATACCACTGACCCTGTGTTCTATTATCTTAAATACAATATAGACCCTTCTCCATTTCCCCTCACAATTCTGTTCCAAGAGAAGGCAGAAGCATCAATGAATCTCTGCTTtctggggagaaaggagggatATCCTTAGGAATTTAAGAAAGGAAGGTCATAGTCAATGCCAGGTCACCACCTAATCCtaatctaggaaaaaaaaagaaaggggggagggaaggactgagaaaattgtattcttttcccttgtaCCTACCTCCAGGGTTCAATTTCTACTCACCATGTAACCTGTGATGGGAGCCTCAGGTGGGGCGATTCGAAGCCCGTGGCTCAGGATTCCCACCCAGTTACTCAGCCTGGAACCATGCCATAGCAGCATCCTAAGGAAAAGCCAATATTATTGTACTCTCTCTTGCTCTCCTGCAAACACAGGCCATAAGCATAAAAAAACACCAACAGCTGTCTCTGCTATCCTTCTCTATAAGTTCCATAACTGCGCTTCAGGCAAGGGAATGTCTTCCCAAACCCAAAGCTAAATGGAGACCTGTTATGAAGGTCCTCTCTGAAGGCTTCTTTCTCACCCTCCTTCTCTACTTCAAATACATCCAGCAAGGTCATGGTATAGTCACTGTGTGTGGGAGCATGTGTAGACCGCAGGTACTGGGAAATCACCTgtgaagaagaatgaaagaaatggcTGATGCGGACTCTATAAGAGACCATGGTGAGCTGAAGAACCTCAGGGCTTCTGGTGTAAATTGGCCCAAATGGTCTCACAAGGGCAGCTAGAAAGAGCCCTACCTTCCCAATTCCTAGTAAATAGTTCTGCCCTCAAGTTTTCTCTTAACCAGAAGTAGTCAGAGAAcagggggatggggaagggtgaatcatttattttgttatgaaaataaatgatcaTTTTTCTTACTTTGAACTCATAGCTCTCATGGTCTAAAGGGTGCAAAGCACAATGTAGTTTTCTATAGTGTTGGTCCAGTGGGTGTTCTGGGCTCTGCAGTTCTGTCCTCACCAGTTTAATGGCAATTTCAATGTCTCCCAAAGCCTGACAAGATGAGACAGAAAATCAGTGTGGGAGGAACCTGGGGCAAGAGATGTAATACTTCCCAATCCACACATATCTCACCTCTAGTAGCTGTACTTTGTCTGACAGCTCTTTCTCTGTCCGGATTAATGGAGGGGTATGGAGTCTAGGACAGAGATATAACCAATAATTAGTTCTCTGATGtgtggccaaaaggcacatgactAAAAATAACAGACTAAAGATAGGTCCTTTAGAAAATAGGTATAAGAAACTGGGGTCTTCCATTTGATAGAGATCTGTAAGAGATTTTAacttccaaatatataaagagatattACGCATATACTCTGAGTAggataaaatgaacaaactataTAGATTTTGACATTTGGGACTAGagttaaaattcctttttatgggaactttttaaaaataagatggggcttccctggtggcgcaatggt
Above is a genomic segment from Pseudorca crassidens isolate mPseCra1 chromosome 1, mPseCra1.hap1, whole genome shotgun sequence containing:
- the PARP2 gene encoding poly [ADP-ribose] polymerase 2 isoform X3, encoding MTGRKTSKAHVYCEGNDIYDVMLNQTNLQFNNNKYYLIQLLEDDAQRNFCVWMRWGRVGKMGQHSLVACSGDLNKAKEIFQKKFLDKTKNNWEDREKFEKVPGKYDMLQMDYTTNTQSEEETNKGESLKSQLKPESQLDLRVQELIKLICNVQAMEEMMVEMKYDTKKAPLGKLTVAQIKAGYQSLKKIEDCIRAGQHGRALMEACNEFYTRIPHDFGLHTPPLIRTEKELSDKVQLLEALGDIEIAIKLVRTELQSPEHPLDQHYRKLHCALHPLDHESYEFKVISQYLRSTHAPTHSDYTMTLLDVFEVEKEGEKEAFREDLHNRMLLWHGSRLSNWVGILSHGLRIAPPEAPITGYMFGKGIYFADMSSKSANYCFATRLKDTGLLLLSEVALGQCNELLGANPEAEGLLQGKHSTKGLGKMAPSPTCAITLNGSTVPLGPASDTGILNPEGYTLNYNEFIVYNPNQVHMRYLLKVRFNFLQLW
- the PARP2 gene encoding poly [ADP-ribose] polymerase 2 isoform X2, yielding MKKEPVAGGKADNDRTENKQESVKTLLLKGKAPVDPECTAKVGKAHVYCEGNDIYDVMLNQTNLQFNNNKYYLIQLLEDDAQRNFCVWMRWGRVGKMGQHSLVACSGDLNKAKEIFQKKFLDKTKNNWEDREKFEKVPGKYDMLQMDYTTNTQSEEETNKGESLKSQLKPESQLDLRVQELIKLICNVQAMEEMMVEMKYDTKKAPLGKLTVAQIKAGYQSLKKIEDCIRAGQHGRALMEACNEFYTRIPHDFGLHTPPLIRTEKELSDKVQLLEALGDIEIAIKLVRTELQSPEHPLDQHYRKLHCALHPLDHESYEFKVISQYLRSTHAPTHSDYTMTLLDVFEVEKEGEKEAFREDLHNRMLLWHGSRLSNWVGILSHGLRIAPPEAPITGYMFGKGIYFADMSSKSANYCFATRLKDTGLLLLSEVALGQCNELLGANPEAEGLLQGKHSTKGLGKMAPSPTCAITLNGSTVPLGPASDTGILNPEGYTLNYNEFIVYNPNQVHMRYLLKVRFNFLQLW